One Ahaetulla prasina isolate Xishuangbanna chromosome 1, ASM2864084v1, whole genome shotgun sequence DNA window includes the following coding sequences:
- the LOC131192483 gene encoding proto-oncogene Mas-like — translation MFQNFTPDNEGEEKNTGHSIHALITETAPTAHAAKRNETQDSFQEEKTLLILLYITLPFCFLGLFSNGAVFWFLCCRIKKTKYTVYVLNLAVADFSLLLCHTTYFISLVTWDDSLWESHFYLVFDILNFFGYNTSFFLLTAISVERYMGTFFPLCYRFKRPKHLSTTLCAVLWALSCIMMGIDYLCWQEYMSSTGIYPANIVVATVLMLFLPFMVFCSCSLFIKISRYPKSKSPARFYRTVVITVILFLIFAVPHKILCLMEYMQPTVNINWTIIRSFSLLNLINSSLNPFVYFFVGRQKQRHSKEPLHVVIYRSCNDEILDHTSGEQVA, via the coding sequence gGAAGAGAAGAATACTGGCCACTCCATACATGCCTTGATCACAGAGACTGCTCCTACTGCTCATGCAGCCAAGAGAAATGAGACCCAAGATTCATTCCAAGAAGAAAAAACTCTGCTAATATTGTTATATATTACTCTACCTTTCTGTTTTTTGGGACTTTTCAGCAATGGAGCTGTTTTCTGGTTTCTCTGCTGCAGAATCAAAAAGACTAAATACACAGTATATGTACTGAATTTAGCCGTTGCTGATTTCAGTCTCCTCCTCTGTCACACCACATACTTTATCAGTCTAGTTACATGGGATGACTCTCTGTGGGAGTCACATTTTTATTTAGTATTTGATATCTTGAATTTTTTTGGATACAATACCAGTTTTTTCCTATTGACAGCAATTAGTGTGGAGAGGTATATGGGGACTTTTTTCCCTCTCTGCTATCGTTTTAAACGGCCAAAGCATCTTTCTACCACACTGTGCGCTGTGCTGTGGGCCCTCTCCTGTATCATGATGGGAATAGATTATTTATGTTGGCAGGAATACATGTCTTCCACAGGTATTTATCCTGCAAATATAGTCGTTGCCACTGTTCTCATGCTATTTTTGCCATTTATGGTCTTTTGTAGCTGCAGTCTGTTTATTAAAATATCTAGATACCCAAAGTCAAAATCTCCAGCTCGCTTTTATCGTACTGTTGTTATCACAGTCATTCTGTTTCTTATCTTTGCTGTGCCTCACAAGATCCTTTGTCTGATGGAATACATGCAGCCAACAGTGAACATAAATTGGACGATCATCCGTAGCTTTTCCTTGCTTAATTTAATCAACAGCAGCCTCaatccttttgtctatttttTTGTTGGAAGACAGAAACAGCGGCATTCCAAGGAACCCTTGCATGTAGTGATCTATAGGTCCTGCAATGATGAAATCCTGGATCATACAAGCGGTGAACAAGTGGCATGA